cgttcgtctgtccgttcgtctgtccgtccgtctgtccgtccgtctgtccgtccgtccgtccgtctgtccgtccgtctgtccgtccgtctgtccgtctgtccgtctgtccgtctgtccgtctgtccgtctgtccgtctgtccgtctgtccgtctgtccgtctgtccgtctgtccgtccgtctgtccgtccgtctgtccttctgtctgtctgtccgtccgtctgtccgtctgtccgtctgtctgtctgtctgtctgtccgtccgtctgtccgtccgtctgtctgtcgaaagcacgttaactttcgaaggagtaaagctagccgcttgaaattttgcgcaagtactttttattagtttaggtcggttggtattgtaaatgggccaaatcggtccatgttttgatatagctgccatataaaccgatcttgggtcttgacttcttgagcctctagagggcgcacttctcatccaatttaactgaaatgttgcacttggtgttttgatatcacttccaacaactgtgtgtatggtccaaatcggcccataacctgatatagctgtcatataaaccgatcttgggtcttgacttcttgagcttctagagggctcaattcgtatccgatttgaatgaatttttgcacgaagtattttattatgatatccaataactgtgccaagtatggtttaaatcggttcataacctgatatagctgctttataaccctatctgggatcttgatttcttgagcctctaaaggtcgcaattattatccgaaattttgtacgacggatcctctcatgaccatcaacaaacgtgtttattatggtctgaatcggtctatagcccgatacagatcccatataaatcgttctctctattttacttcgtgagccccaatgggcgcaattcttatacgaattggctgacattttacacaggtctccaacatataatttaattgtggcccgaaccggaccatatcttgatatcgttttaatagcagagcaactcttttcttatatccttttttgcctaagaagagatgccgggaaaagaactcgacaaatgcgatccatggtggagggtatataagattcggcccggccgaacttagcacgcttttacttgttttgtttttttttaatttttttaattttaatttttccattttttttttattttcagccATTATTGCAAACGCTCAAGTTCAACGCAATTGTTGGCAAGATATGACATTTCTTTCCGGATTTTGCTGCAACATAACCGAGACGGTATTGAAAAACTctgaagtgcaaaatttgctaAAGAACGAACATTTCGATTTGATCATATTGGAGGTCATTCACACAGATGCCCTCTATAGTTTGGGCAGACATTTTGCAGCACCCATGATTGGCTTGTCCTCCTTTGGCACTGACATCATTATCGATGAGCTTATGGGCAATATCTCCCCTCTAGCGTATGCACCTCAAACCACCATAGGCTATACGGAGCATATGTCCTACAAGGAACGTTTGCATAATGCCTTCTCCCAGCTATTGGAGTTGCTGCATGTCAGGTTGGTGCATTTGCCGCGTCAACGCCAAATATTAAAGAAGTACTTGCCCCACATAAACGCAGATATATGGGATTTGAGAACAAACTTTTCATTGATGTTACTGAATCAGCATTTTTCCTTGAGTTTCCCCAGACCCTATGTGCCCAATATGGTGGAAGTGGGTGGACTACAGCTGCAACACTCTTCCAAACCCTTGCCCCTGGATATGCAGCAATTTATAAACTCCAGTAATGAGGATGTCATATATTTCTCTATGGGCTCAAATTTGAAATCGAAAGATTTTCCTCCCAAGCAATTAAAAATGATCGTTGAGACATTTCGTAAGCTTCCGTACAAAATCCTATGGAAATTTGAGGATCCCCAATTGGAGGGGAAACCCAAAAATGTCTTCATCAGTTCTTGGTATCCACAGCCGGATGTCCTGGCCCATCCTAGAGTGAAGCTCTTCATATCACATGGCGGTCTCTTGAGCACCACCGAATCTGTGTCACATGGTAAGCCCATGTTGGGCCTACCCATGTTCTATGATCAAATGATGAACATCGAAAAGGCCAAACAATCAGGTTTTGCTTTAAGTCTTGATTTTAACTCCATGGAAAGGCAAGACTTTGAGCAAAGCATTAGGGAAATGATGACC
This Stomoxys calcitrans chromosome 2, idStoCalc2.1, whole genome shotgun sequence DNA region includes the following protein-coding sequences:
- the LOC131995233 gene encoding UDP-glucosyltransferase 2-like, with protein sequence MRISQVLSVLQIGIFVSLHSLSLRVEGAKILAVFAFPGPSQYILVQPYLKQLASRGHEVTVVNAFPQKEKVKNFRDVPVLEVHDNYAAIIANAQVQRNCWQDMTFLSGFCCNITETVLKNSEVQNLLKNEHFDLIILEVIHTDALYSLGRHFAAPMIGLSSFGTDIIIDELMGNISPLAYAPQTTIGYTEHMSYKERLHNAFSQLLELLHVRLVHLPRQRQILKKYLPHINADIWDLRTNFSLMLLNQHFSLSFPRPYVPNMVEVGGLQLQHSSKPLPLDMQQFINSSNEDVIYFSMGSNLKSKDFPPKQLKMIVETFRKLPYKILWKFEDPQLEGKPKNVFISSWYPQPDVLAHPRVKLFISHGGLLSTTESVSHGKPMLGLPMFYDQMMNIEKAKQSGFALSLDFNSMERQDFEQSIREMMTNRRYSNKAKEISRLYHDKPMKAMDLAIYWTEYVLRHHGAVHLQNRGQKMNFLQKHSIDTLGVLFVCAVFVLILVKIIVYSIWKLLRAKKLKKEKVH